In one window of Paraflavitalea soli DNA:
- a CDS encoding cupin-like domain-containing protein, with the protein MKINRVRNITPAEFLHNHLIANQPVIIEDGMADWQTDKFQPQYLDKAFGDQEVQIYNDLFDLQTIDSLHNYLSENFNRPAVTSAAPSYVRWYTKLRNVDFYWADKVFEALSGYWTHPYFLSDTDTIIPYTQVGTKAAINNTRYPYKGLFISGKGARTRLHKDPFGSNALLCQFYGQKKIILYAPDQEPFLMNEEAFVDIVNPDRHQFPDFDKAIPSYEEVLSPGEIVLFPGGWFHDVTCITDSISITWNFVPIQEVNKLASFIRQHPHDSQLDIVRFFLSAALPIDASAEEIVHFLSAQHESSKAITL; encoded by the coding sequence ATGAAAATAAACCGGGTGCGGAATATAACCCCAGCTGAATTCCTGCACAATCACCTGATCGCCAACCAGCCTGTTATTATTGAAGATGGAATGGCAGACTGGCAAACAGATAAATTCCAGCCCCAATACCTGGATAAGGCATTTGGAGACCAGGAGGTGCAGATATACAATGATCTGTTTGACCTGCAAACGATCGATTCCTTACACAATTATTTGTCCGAGAATTTCAACAGGCCAGCCGTCACTTCCGCAGCTCCTTCTTATGTAAGGTGGTATACCAAATTGAGGAATGTGGATTTTTACTGGGCCGACAAAGTGTTCGAAGCTCTGTCGGGTTATTGGACGCATCCGTATTTTCTTTCCGATACAGATACTATTATTCCTTATACACAGGTGGGAACAAAAGCCGCTATCAACAATACCCGGTATCCTTACAAGGGGCTTTTTATTTCCGGTAAGGGAGCACGCACCAGGCTGCACAAAGATCCCTTTGGCAGCAATGCACTCCTGTGCCAGTTTTACGGACAGAAAAAGATTATCCTGTATGCTCCCGACCAGGAACCATTCCTGATGAACGAGGAAGCATTTGTAGATATAGTGAATCCAGACAGGCATCAATTCCCGGATTTTGATAAAGCAATACCATCCTATGAGGAGGTGCTTTCACCGGGAGAGATCGTGTTGTTTCCCGGCGGATGGTTTCATGATGTAACCTGTATCACTGATAGTATATCCATTACCTGGAACTTTGTTCCTATACAGGAAGTCAACAAGCTGGCAAGCTTTATCAGGCAGCATCCCCATGATAGCCAGCTGGACATTGTACGTTTCTTTTTGTCAGCGGCCTTACCGATAGATGCGTCCGCCGAAGAGATCGTCCATTTTTTGTCTGCCCAACATGAATCGTCCAAAGCCATAACCCTTTGA
- a CDS encoding cyclic peptide export ABC transporter, protein MKLKTCLLMFAVRRYIGLIPGAMILYSAAFAQAGNKAGMAERIEQEVTQYMSKGHIPGLSVVLIDHDSLTIRSFGYADLVTKTPVNASTVFELGSCSKAFTAMAIYLLEQQGRLQLDASVNHYIPWFQVKYKGAVVPVTIRQLLHHTSGIPWHTIAGIPVSDSDTALQQTVRNVTRVELDHLPGNKYEYATINYDILALVAQTVTGQLFEAFMQASIFDALGLNSTSIGQPRDGLLKSAGYKIGFFAARRYQAPVYRGNYAAGYVLSNATDMASWLKFQLGLAPQPLYELIGKTQQRDESVAAHDNAFYASGWQVALDGTGELLHDGLNPNFSSYIAFRPKEQLGVVVLANSNSPYTPVIGNKLIKMLAHEKVVKEYDPGDNGDSMFSGIALAVGVYLLAVLACLVWVIRDIIKKTRQFAGFSLSKLLSFGKALVLIVPFLYGIYQLPQWLLNFNWEAVLVWQPVSLEAALVLLAAAIPGSYLVYLLSLLFPEENPVKRRIPSIVLLTILSGLSNVLLIIFVTSAMDTEIKIRYLFFYYLLIIGLYLMGRRFVQISLIKITRGIVYELRVKLINKIFSTDYEKFESIDRGKVYTALNDDANVIGESTTLMISLITSTITVIGAFLYLMSLAFWATLLTSLIIVSIAVVYYFVTRSANTFYNEARDSRNVFMRLINGMIDGYKELSLHRQKKVEYQEDVRESAHQYKIMMSAADIRFTNAFLVGESLLVVLLGAVSIGMPKLFPGITTDTITSFIIVLLYLIGPVNAILNNIPDILRVKIGWERIRKFIQEIPASPETDGRQDILTSAAYKFEARGISFQYGQGGFGVGPIDLEVQRGEILFITGGNGSGKTTLAKMLTGLYPLNEGAVLINDKVQQGSQIGEYFSVVFNPTYLFEKLYNVDLADREQDLKDYLGVLDLQQKVEIRNNRYSTIKLSGGQRKRLALLQCYLEDKPIYLFDEWAADQDPSYRKFFYRTMLPDMKRAGKIIIAITHDDHYFDVADKLIKLDKGQLDHIKDLEATVH, encoded by the coding sequence ATGAAATTGAAAACCTGTCTCCTGATGTTTGCTGTGAGAAGATATATTGGTTTGATACCGGGAGCCATGATCCTGTACTCCGCTGCTTTTGCCCAGGCGGGGAATAAGGCCGGAATGGCTGAAAGGATAGAGCAGGAAGTAACGCAATACATGAGTAAAGGACACATTCCCGGCCTGAGCGTCGTACTTATTGACCATGACAGTCTCACTATACGATCTTTTGGGTATGCAGACCTGGTGACAAAGACACCGGTAAATGCCAGCACGGTATTTGAACTTGGCTCCTGTAGCAAAGCATTTACAGCTATGGCCATCTACCTGCTGGAACAGCAGGGACGTCTACAGCTCGATGCTTCCGTGAATCACTATATTCCCTGGTTCCAGGTAAAGTACAAAGGAGCGGTGGTGCCAGTCACCATCCGGCAGCTGCTGCACCATACGAGTGGTATTCCCTGGCATACCATTGCCGGTATTCCGGTAAGCGATAGTGATACGGCCCTCCAGCAAACCGTGCGGAATGTAACCCGGGTAGAGCTCGATCACTTGCCCGGCAATAAATATGAATATGCCACCATCAATTATGATATCCTGGCGCTGGTGGCGCAGACGGTAACAGGCCAACTTTTTGAAGCTTTTATGCAAGCCAGTATTTTCGACGCTTTGGGTTTAAACAGCACCAGCATTGGGCAGCCCAGGGATGGGCTGCTCAAATCTGCTGGGTATAAGATCGGTTTCTTCGCTGCACGTCGTTACCAGGCGCCTGTATACAGGGGCAATTATGCAGCCGGTTATGTACTTTCCAATGCCACTGATATGGCCAGCTGGCTGAAATTCCAGCTGGGACTTGCACCCCAACCGCTGTATGAGCTGATCGGAAAGACACAGCAGCGCGATGAATCAGTAGCTGCTCACGACAATGCCTTTTATGCAAGCGGATGGCAGGTGGCCCTGGATGGCACGGGAGAACTGCTGCACGATGGACTGAATCCCAACTTCTCTTCCTATATCGCCTTCCGGCCAAAGGAGCAACTGGGCGTGGTGGTGCTGGCCAATTCAAACAGCCCTTATACACCGGTCATCGGCAATAAACTAATCAAAATGCTGGCGCATGAAAAGGTGGTCAAAGAATATGATCCGGGGGATAATGGCGATTCGATGTTCAGCGGCATTGCCCTGGCTGTTGGCGTATACCTGCTGGCAGTATTGGCTTGCCTGGTATGGGTGATCAGGGATATCATTAAAAAGACCAGGCAATTTGCGGGCTTTAGCTTAAGCAAACTGCTTTCCTTCGGTAAAGCCCTGGTGCTGATCGTTCCCTTTCTCTATGGTATTTACCAGTTGCCGCAATGGCTGCTCAACTTTAACTGGGAGGCTGTATTGGTATGGCAGCCTGTAAGCCTGGAGGCTGCGCTGGTATTATTGGCAGCGGCCATTCCCGGCAGTTACCTGGTTTACCTGCTTTCCCTGCTTTTCCCGGAAGAGAATCCCGTGAAGCGCAGGATTCCATCCATTGTTTTGCTGACCATACTTTCGGGGCTTTCCAATGTATTGCTCATCATCTTCGTGACCTCTGCTATGGATACAGAGATAAAGATCAGGTACCTTTTCTTCTACTATCTGCTCATCATCGGGCTTTACCTCATGGGCAGGAGGTTTGTACAGATCAGCCTCATCAAAATAACCAGGGGTATCGTTTACGAACTACGGGTAAAACTCATCAATAAGATATTCTCTACCGATTATGAGAAGTTTGAATCGATCGACCGGGGCAAGGTCTATACAGCGCTGAATGACGATGCCAATGTGATCGGCGAATCTACCACGCTGATGATCTCTCTCATCACCAGTACCATTACCGTGATCGGCGCTTTTCTCTACCTCATGTCGCTGGCATTCTGGGCTACCTTGCTCACCAGCCTGATCATCGTATCGATTGCGGTGGTATATTATTTTGTGACCAGGAGCGCCAATACCTTCTATAACGAAGCGCGGGATTCCAGGAATGTATTCATGCGGTTGATCAATGGCATGATCGACGGCTATAAAGAACTGAGCCTGCACCGGCAAAAGAAAGTGGAATACCAGGAAGATGTGCGGGAGAGCGCCCATCAGTACAAGATCATGATGAGTGCGGCCGATATCCGGTTTACCAATGCCTTCCTGGTAGGAGAGTCCTTGCTGGTAGTGCTGCTGGGCGCCGTCTCCATTGGTATGCCCAAGTTGTTTCCCGGCATTACAACAGATACGATCACCAGTTTTATCATCGTTCTGTTGTACCTGATCGGGCCCGTCAATGCCATCCTCAACAATATTCCTGATATCCTGCGCGTGAAGATAGGATGGGAGCGGATCAGGAAATTCATCCAGGAGATCCCTGCCAGTCCCGAAACGGATGGCAGACAGGATATATTAACTTCCGCTGCTTATAAATTTGAAGCAAGGGGCATCAGTTTCCAATACGGGCAGGGAGGATTTGGTGTAGGGCCTATTGACCTGGAAGTGCAGCGTGGCGAAATACTCTTTATTACCGGCGGTAACGGCAGCGGGAAAACCACGCTGGCAAAAATGCTTACAGGACTGTACCCCCTCAATGAAGGAGCGGTACTGATCAACGATAAAGTGCAGCAGGGATCGCAGATCGGGGAGTATTTCTCTGTGGTGTTCAATCCTACTTACCTGTTTGAGAAATTATACAATGTAGACCTGGCAGACCGTGAGCAGGACCTGAAAGATTACCTGGGCGTACTGGACCTGCAGCAAAAAGTGGAGATCAGGAACAATCGGTATAGCACCATTAAATTATCGGGCGGCCAAAGGAAAAGGCTGGCCTTGCTGCAATGTTACCTGGAAGACAAACCGATCTACCTGTTTGATGAATGGGCCGCTGACCAGGACCCTTCTTACCGGAAGTTCTTTTACCGGACCATGCTGCCCGACATGAAAAGAGCAGGAAAGATCATCATTGCCATTACACACGACGATCATTATTTCGATGTGGCCGATAAATTGATCAAACTCGATAAGGGACAGCTGGATCACATCAAAGACCTCGAAGCCACTGTTCATTGA
- a CDS encoding non-ribosomal peptide synthetase: MSAGKQHLVQVIREISLSPAKGLTFIQSQDRAEFFSYQALYEAALKVLFHLQQKGIKPKDEVVFQVAEEKAFLICFWACLLGGMIPVPLSMVRNQEHLKKLLAVWHTLHHPALVIAGSDLGRLEEKAAGVLPWPAGHSRIALLEGLFEGNDYGTIHEPAEDDIAFIQFSSGSTGRPKGVTLTHRNLITNIDAIAQAAAYSENDVLLSWMPLTHDMGMIGFHLNPLYCGISQVLIPVDLFVKQPAIWLDTATAYQATVLSSPNFGYRHLLKHVRDWDRPWDLSKVRIIYNGAEPISEQLTRTFIQQLSAYQLSEYAMCPVYGLAEASVAVSISNITAPIRSFRLNRHQLQIGDRIELAADDSIHPSFMDVGRPINNCAVCIMNSEHQQVPEGLIGHICIKGPNVTAGYYNDPAASAEVIDANGWLNTGDLGFMLEGSLYITGRAKDIIFFNGQNFYPHDIEREAEAVEGIELNKIAVAGHFNHALQAEEIIAFILYRGSLEDFASLARALKAHLNPVFGFEISKVIPIKEMPKTTSGKIQRFRLLEKYRNQEWAAEEEELALIDNARQAGPSCSPANDTEQKILAIWEAIFEKTSIGVLDRFFEIGGNSLKAAALAMKFQQEFRVHLPVEKLYEWPTIRALGQQLSSLRKMDYQPIPQAAPQAFYPLSSAQKRLYYAWKLDPQSIAYNVPTAFTLRGKPVIDKLVQCLERLVQRHDVLRMSFGMMEEPVFNLSPEGKVNMECIGYESVALSEKLTSLVRPFNLHQGPLYRCCLLKNEEATQYVLFLDVHHIICDGQSVYHLLDELLKLYAGEELPATSISYRDFVLWERQQAVEQDVTLQSFWTRQLSGELPVLDLLPDFARPPFFPTAGKRREGCFDQQTTQQLYQYAANRQLPLHDLLFALYQLLLFKFTGATDIITGIPVGGRSHPDLQGMPGMFVNNLPIRTGLDAGLSFENWVQQVSATIQEALQHQQLPFDRLLSLVEVPPHPGRNPLFDTMFLYQSFGVPGKYNNELSLTRKPFDPGFARFDCTLEIVEGAGNLQYTFEYATRLYSDDLIVAMSASWLQITTQALNDPALSLAAISPLDKVTHEAFIYGFNNTAKAHVPGTTVLSLFESQAIRTPDAIAIQYKEETISYKALNEQANHVAQALRKQGVQAHECVGICLPRSPQLLLGLLGIWKAGCAYLPIDAELPADRIRYMLEDSRAVCWITHPHLHKDMAIAGVQRFDVDELAKPITSDHQPLAVQPGDLAYVIYTSGTSGRPKGVMVSHQALHNYVDFASEQYVQGEQLTFALHSSISFDLTVTSLFTPLTTGNTILLYEEDGVLLAIENVVRDNRAGVVKLTPSHLKLLRDNGMLAQNTSIRRWIVGGEALDSQLARDVYQIMEGRATIFNEYGPTEATVGCMIYTFDPADGTSQVPIGTPINNLQIYLLDPYLQPVPAMAAGDMYIAGTGLAAGYWRQEELTVQKFISNPFIPGQKMYCTGDRGRRLGNGQLEFLGRKDLQVKINGHRIELNEISHALQEHPAIQGAIVVQHPATGKLQAYYTIKNNGAISEPALRQYLAGKIPYYMMPVSFTILEHIPLTPNGKVDMKALPAVTTAVNKSTPQRPVTSIEQTMLEVWEQVLGKTGLTPDDNFFALGGDSIMASQIASKLFAKGVYIKVKDLLTLQAIEQVALHAQDIQQHKDAVAVVAGEVLPTPIQAWFFRQQFAQPGHYTQSVLLRLHRAIDHRKLRVSFDALLQHHDTLRLCVHTDNETLFYNNREGAFEVTQISLGKQETLPEVCNTIRASFDIRQGPLIKATVLREQEGTAYLFITAHHLVIDGVSWRILLEDLYRVYYQFVNEVVVEWPAKTASFQYWSRELYRLRDAGWFEEEIAYWKEIEDTHFVMIQHTPVVEETLNPVNSQRISLDAIATHYLLTDANRPYNTDVSILLNVALVMALHAWGHWQDMVIFQEHHGRELEDTVNLTRTIGWFTAMYPVKLRYEEDMDLLIKATKESLRQVPNHGIGYGVYKYLGAQTDRDSQPEIRINYLGQFGQAFDNELFSYSHQYTGEERGAGNHPTARLDLNALVMGNQLQVDFSWCSQSFSLKEMDRFVRLFDNQLNRLLDYVRQIKQLQYTPSDFSAAGITEDDLKILLG; encoded by the coding sequence TTGTCTGCCGGAAAGCAACATCTTGTTCAGGTGATCAGGGAGATCAGTCTCTCCCCGGCCAAAGGTCTGACCTTTATTCAGAGCCAGGACAGGGCGGAGTTCTTTTCCTATCAGGCCCTGTATGAAGCAGCGTTGAAAGTATTGTTTCATTTACAGCAAAAGGGAATAAAGCCTAAGGATGAAGTGGTATTCCAGGTGGCAGAGGAAAAGGCCTTCCTCATATGCTTTTGGGCCTGCCTGCTGGGAGGTATGATACCTGTGCCTCTGTCGATGGTAAGGAACCAGGAACACCTGAAGAAATTATTGGCTGTTTGGCATACCCTCCATCATCCAGCCCTGGTGATTGCGGGAAGCGATCTTGGCCGGCTGGAAGAAAAAGCCGCCGGCGTACTGCCATGGCCTGCCGGGCATAGCCGTATAGCGTTGCTGGAAGGGTTATTCGAGGGTAATGATTACGGAACGATCCATGAACCTGCCGAAGACGATATCGCCTTTATACAGTTCTCCTCGGGCTCTACAGGGCGTCCCAAGGGCGTGACCTTAACCCACCGCAACCTCATCACCAATATAGATGCCATAGCACAGGCAGCAGCCTATTCCGAAAATGATGTACTGTTGAGCTGGATGCCGCTCACACATGATATGGGCATGATCGGATTCCATCTGAACCCACTTTATTGCGGCATCAGCCAGGTGTTGATACCTGTAGACCTGTTTGTGAAACAACCAGCCATCTGGCTCGATACGGCCACGGCTTACCAGGCTACGGTATTGAGCTCTCCCAATTTTGGTTACCGGCACTTGCTGAAGCATGTGCGGGATTGGGATAGACCGTGGGACCTCTCAAAAGTAAGGATCATATACAATGGGGCTGAACCAATCTCTGAACAACTTACACGTACATTCATACAACAATTATCAGCCTACCAGCTAAGTGAGTACGCAATGTGCCCGGTATACGGGTTGGCAGAAGCATCGGTAGCCGTAAGCATTTCCAATATCACCGCGCCAATAAGATCATTTCGACTGAACAGGCATCAGCTCCAAATAGGAGACCGTATTGAATTGGCTGCCGATGATTCAATCCATCCTTCCTTTATGGATGTGGGCAGGCCCATCAATAATTGTGCGGTGTGTATTATGAACAGTGAGCACCAACAGGTGCCGGAAGGACTGATAGGTCATATCTGCATCAAAGGGCCCAATGTAACAGCAGGATATTACAATGACCCGGCCGCTTCGGCGGAAGTGATTGATGCCAACGGCTGGTTGAATACGGGCGACCTGGGCTTTATGCTGGAAGGATCACTGTACATAACCGGAAGGGCAAAAGATATTATCTTCTTTAATGGACAGAACTTTTACCCGCATGATATAGAACGGGAAGCAGAAGCTGTGGAAGGTATCGAGCTGAATAAAATAGCCGTAGCAGGGCATTTCAATCATGCCCTGCAGGCGGAAGAGATCATTGCTTTTATCCTCTACCGGGGCAGCCTGGAAGATTTTGCCTCGCTGGCCAGGGCCCTGAAGGCTCACCTGAACCCCGTGTTTGGATTTGAGATCAGTAAGGTGATCCCGATCAAAGAGATGCCCAAGACTACCAGTGGCAAGATCCAGCGCTTCCGGTTATTGGAGAAATACCGTAACCAGGAATGGGCAGCAGAGGAAGAGGAACTGGCGTTGATTGATAATGCCAGGCAGGCTGGCCCCAGCTGCTCACCGGCCAATGATACAGAACAAAAGATATTGGCCATATGGGAAGCCATTTTTGAAAAGACCAGTATTGGGGTACTTGACCGCTTTTTCGAAATAGGCGGCAACTCCCTGAAGGCAGCAGCCCTCGCCATGAAATTCCAACAGGAGTTCAGGGTGCACCTGCCGGTAGAAAAGCTCTATGAATGGCCTACCATCCGGGCATTGGGTCAGCAGTTAAGTAGTTTGCGGAAAATGGACTATCAACCTATTCCACAGGCAGCACCTCAGGCATTCTATCCATTATCTTCCGCGCAAAAGCGGCTGTATTATGCCTGGAAACTCGATCCACAATCCATAGCCTACAATGTACCCACTGCTTTTACCCTCCGGGGAAAACCTGTTATAGATAAACTGGTGCAATGCCTGGAAAGGTTGGTACAGCGCCATGATGTGCTGCGCATGAGCTTTGGCATGATGGAAGAGCCGGTGTTTAACCTCTCACCGGAAGGGAAGGTCAATATGGAATGCATCGGGTATGAGTCGGTAGCCTTATCCGAAAAACTCACTTCACTGGTCCGGCCTTTTAACTTACACCAGGGACCTTTGTACAGGTGTTGCTTGCTCAAAAATGAAGAAGCCACACAGTACGTACTATTCCTGGATGTTCATCATATCATCTGCGACGGGCAATCTGTTTATCATTTGCTAGACGAATTATTAAAGCTGTATGCCGGAGAAGAGCTGCCAGCCACGTCTATTTCTTACAGGGATTTCGTGTTGTGGGAAAGGCAGCAGGCTGTTGAGCAGGATGTAACCTTACAGTCATTCTGGACAAGGCAATTATCGGGTGAATTACCGGTACTGGACCTGCTCCCTGACTTTGCCCGGCCGCCCTTTTTCCCCACAGCAGGAAAAAGAAGGGAGGGCTGTTTTGACCAACAGACCACGCAACAACTCTATCAGTATGCCGCCAACCGGCAGCTGCCCTTGCACGACTTGTTGTTTGCTTTGTACCAACTGCTGCTCTTTAAATTCACCGGCGCCACAGATATTATAACCGGTATTCCGGTAGGAGGGAGATCACACCCCGATCTGCAGGGTATGCCCGGTATGTTTGTAAACAACCTGCCCATTCGCACAGGATTGGATGCAGGGTTGTCTTTTGAAAACTGGGTGCAGCAGGTGTCTGCCACCATACAGGAAGCCCTGCAACACCAGCAGCTACCATTCGACCGCTTATTAAGCCTGGTAGAAGTGCCGCCCCATCCGGGAAGAAATCCACTTTTCGATACCATGTTCCTGTACCAGAGTTTTGGTGTGCCTGGGAAATACAACAATGAACTCAGCCTGACGAGGAAGCCATTTGATCCGGGTTTTGCCCGCTTCGATTGTACACTGGAGATCGTTGAAGGGGCAGGCAACCTGCAGTATACTTTTGAATATGCCACCAGGTTGTATAGTGACGATCTTATCGTTGCTATGTCTGCTTCCTGGCTACAGATCACCACACAGGCATTGAACGATCCTGCCCTGTCTCTGGCGGCCATATCGCCCTTGGATAAGGTAACACACGAGGCATTTATCTATGGCTTTAACAATACCGCGAAGGCCCATGTGCCAGGCACTACTGTGTTGAGCTTGTTTGAATCACAGGCCATAAGAACACCGGATGCCATTGCCATTCAATACAAGGAAGAAACTATAAGTTATAAGGCCTTGAACGAACAGGCCAACCACGTAGCCCAGGCCCTACGGAAGCAAGGTGTGCAGGCACATGAATGCGTAGGCATTTGCCTGCCCAGGTCGCCGCAACTGCTCCTGGGATTGTTGGGTATTTGGAAGGCTGGCTGCGCCTACCTGCCCATTGATGCAGAACTGCCCGCAGATCGTATTCGTTATATGCTGGAAGATAGCCGGGCTGTATGCTGGATTACGCATCCACACTTACATAAGGATATGGCTATCGCCGGTGTGCAAAGATTTGATGTGGATGAATTGGCAAAGCCGATAACCAGTGATCACCAGCCCCTGGCGGTGCAGCCGGGCGATCTGGCCTACGTGATCTATACATCCGGTACATCGGGCAGACCCAAGGGGGTAATGGTCTCACACCAGGCACTCCACAATTATGTTGATTTTGCCAGTGAACAATACGTGCAGGGCGAGCAGCTCACCTTTGCCTTGCATTCATCCATCTCATTCGACCTTACTGTCACCTCCCTTTTTACCCCTTTAACCACCGGCAATACCATCCTCCTGTACGAGGAGGATGGCGTTCTGCTGGCCATTGAAAACGTAGTGCGCGATAACCGGGCAGGGGTAGTCAAACTAACCCCTTCGCACCTGAAGCTGTTGCGCGACAATGGTATGCTGGCGCAGAATACATCCATTCGCCGGTGGATCGTAGGCGGAGAGGCGCTGGATAGTCAGCTGGCCCGTGATGTTTACCAAATCATGGAGGGGAGGGCCACCATCTTCAATGAGTATGGGCCTACAGAAGCTACGGTAGGCTGCATGATCTATACATTTGATCCTGCTGATGGAACCAGCCAGGTGCCCATTGGTACACCCATCAACAACCTGCAGATCTACTTGCTCGATCCATATTTGCAACCGGTACCAGCGATGGCCGCAGGGGATATGTATATTGCCGGTACAGGATTGGCAGCCGGTTATTGGAGGCAGGAGGAATTAACTGTACAAAAGTTTATCAGCAATCCTTTTATCCCCGGGCAAAAGATGTATTGCACGGGTGACCGGGGAAGACGTCTTGGCAACGGGCAACTTGAATTCCTGGGCCGTAAGGACCTGCAGGTAAAGATCAATGGCCACCGGATCGAACTCAACGAGATCAGCCACGCACTGCAGGAACACCCGGCCATACAGGGAGCCATCGTGGTACAACACCCCGCCACCGGAAAATTACAGGCTTACTATACCATCAAGAACAATGGCGCGATCAGCGAACCTGCCTTGCGCCAGTACCTCGCAGGTAAAATACCTTACTATATGATGCCGGTATCTTTTACCATACTGGAACATATTCCGCTGACCCCCAATGGCAAAGTGGATATGAAAGCCCTACCGGCTGTCACCACTGCGGTCAACAAGTCAACTCCACAAAGACCAGTTACAAGCATCGAACAGACTATGCTGGAAGTGTGGGAGCAGGTATTGGGTAAAACAGGCTTAACACCGGATGATAATTTCTTTGCGCTGGGCGGCGACTCCATTATGGCTTCGCAGATAGCTTCCAAATTATTCGCGAAGGGTGTATACATCAAGGTAAAAGACCTGCTCACTTTGCAGGCCATTGAGCAGGTGGCCCTTCATGCACAGGATATACAGCAACACAAAGACGCTGTGGCTGTGGTAGCAGGAGAGGTGCTGCCTACGCCCATCCAGGCATGGTTCTTCCGGCAGCAATTTGCTCAGCCGGGGCATTACACCCAATCTGTTTTACTCAGGCTCCACCGGGCCATTGATCATCGAAAGCTGCGAGTCTCCTTCGATGCCTTATTACAACACCATGATACGCTACGGCTCTGTGTACATACAGACAATGAAACACTTTTTTACAATAACCGGGAAGGAGCGTTCGAGGTAACACAAATATCGCTGGGAAAGCAGGAGACCCTGCCTGAAGTATGTAATACGATAAGAGCTTCTTTTGATATACGCCAAGGTCCGTTGATAAAAGCAACTGTGCTCCGGGAACAGGAAGGAACAGCGTACCTGTTCATTACTGCCCATCACCTGGTGATAGATGGCGTATCCTGGCGCATCTTGCTGGAGGACCTTTACCGTGTCTATTACCAGTTTGTAAATGAAGTGGTGGTGGAATGGCCGGCAAAGACAGCTTCCTTCCAGTATTGGAGCCGGGAATTGTACAGGCTCCGGGATGCCGGTTGGTTTGAGGAAGAAATAGCCTATTGGAAGGAAATAGAAGACACGCACTTTGTGATGATACAACACACTCCTGTTGTGGAGGAGACCCTGAATCCTGTAAATAGTCAGCGGATAAGCCTGGATGCTATCGCCACCCATTACCTGCTCACCGATGCCAACAGGCCCTATAATACCGATGTATCCATCCTCTTGAATGTGGCGCTGGTCATGGCCCTGCATGCCTGGGGGCACTGGCAGGATATGGTCATCTTCCAGGAACACCACGGCAGGGAGCTGGAGGATACGGTTAACCTTACCAGGACGATTGGCTGGTTTACAGCTATGTATCCTGTAAAACTCAGGTACGAGGAAGATATGGACCTGCTGATCAAAGCCACCAAGGAGTCGCTCAGGCAGGTGCCCAATCACGGGATCGGTTATGGTGTGTACAAATACCTGGGTGCACAAACTGACAGGGATAGCCAGCCGGAAATAAGGATCAATTACCTGGGACAGTTTGGCCAGGCATTTGACAATGAATTGTTTTCCTATAGCCATCAATACACGGGGGAGGAGCGCGGCGCCGGCAATCACCCGACGGCCCGGCTGGATCTGAATGCCCTGGTGATGGGTAACCAGCTACAGGTAGATTTCTCCTGGTGCAGCCAGTCTTTCTCTCTGAAAGAGATGGACAGATTTGTCAGGCTGTTTGATAATCAACTCAATAGATTACTGGATTATGTACGACAAATAAAACAACTGCAATACACGCCTTCGGACTTCTCTGCCGCTGGTATAACCGAAGATGATCTGAAAATACTATTAGGGTAG